The Chitinophagales bacterium region TTCGCAACAGCCTCAAAAAGTATTTAAAACCCAATGTTACCGATCTTGAAATTGATGCTGCATGGAACAGCATACTTATTGCCTACCCCGCACCTAAATTCAAATTGCTGCGCCAACTAAAAAACCAATACAGAATTTTTGCGCTGAGCAACATAAACGAAATTCACGTAGCAGCCATAGACAAGGCCGCACAAGAACTATTGAACGAAAATAAATTTGCCAATTTTTTTCACCACACCTATTACTCAAACGAAACAGGCTTCCGTAAACCGGAAATTGAAATATACGAACTGCTGCTGCAGGAACAATTTCTAAATCCCAACGACACTTTATTTATAGACGATAAAGCCGAAAACATACAGGCAGCTGCAGCTCTACACATACAAACCCACCATCTTACCGATAGAAATAAACTATTCGATTTATTTGAAGCCTACTAAAACATCCAAATAGTATTTATTCCTTTTTCAAAAAAAAAATCACACGATGAAAACAACAGATTTAAGTGATCAATTTCCCACAGAAGTAAAAGTAGCCGATTCTATTTTTAGAGATTTTGGCGGTGCAAAATCTTTTTATGGCGAAATAGTAACCCTAAAAGTGTTTGAAGATAATTCGCTGGTGCGCAAAACATTGGAGCAAAACGGAGCAAACAAAGTATTGGTGGTAGATGGAGGCGGTTCGTTGCGTTGCGCTCTACTGGGCGATATGCTGGGCGAACTAGCAGTAAAAAACAACTGGAACGGAATTGTAGTATATGGTTGCGTGCGCGATAGTGCGGCACTCAAACAATTACAGTTGGGCATAAAAGCACTCAACACACACCCGCTTAAAAGTGTAAAACGAAACGAAGGGCAAGAACAATTAACCGTAACTTTTGCCGGAGTAAACTTTGTACCGGGTTACTTTTTAGTAGCCGATGAAGATGGAATAATCGTAAGCAAAGAGTGCTTAAGCATTTAACCAACTATTCGGTAAACGGCACAGCCACTAACTTCATTTCTAAACCTGATGAAGCATTGGCATAGCCTGCTGCTACTAGATTATACACCTTTCCACTTTCAATAGAAGCAGCTTGCAGTACTTGAAATTCTACAGGCAAGGAATCTATTTCTGTTTTAATTGAAAAATCATAAACGCCTGCATCTAATGGCTCAAAACCCGAAAAGCCATCGGCATAATTCTTAACGGCATAATAGAATTTTTTAGAGCCAAACAGTTCATTGCCATTGGCAGCTACCACTGCACCAAAAGTATCGGGCAATAAATTCACAAAGCGTACCAATGCTTTGCCCGCAGGTGCAGTATCGTGTGCATCGCTTAGCAGTACTTTCTTTATGGTTCCCAAAGTATCGCACACAAATACTGAATAGCGCTTATTTTCTTCCCAATTGGGGCTGCTTACGCTTATTACTGCCTGCTCTTTTAAAAATGCAGTAAACGATATGTTTTCTAACGATGCTTGTTTGTATTCGGAGCTTTGCAAATAAGCTGTTTTGGCAACAGTATCTTTACCGGCATATACCCATTTAAGTTCAGCCGTATTGGGCGAAAAATGATGAAACCGAACTTGCAGTACGCCATACTTTTTATTGCAACTGCTTATTACCGCAGCCAATAAAAAAATGCTTATCCATTTCAATAACTGTGTTTGCATATTATTTGTAAAAAGTTTCTCCTTTGGTTGCTTTTTCAATCAATAATTTTGGAGCAGAAAATCGCTCGCCATTTTCTTTTGCTAAAGCCTGATGTATTTCTACTGCTTGTTGCAACCCCAATGAATCTACATAGCGGAACGGTCCACCTTTAAATGGAGGAAAACCCAATCCAAAAATAGCGCCAACATCGCCATCTAACGGACTTTCAACTATATTCTCCTCTAAGCATAGTAAGCATTCTTTTATCATTGCAAATCCTAATCGCTGCTGAATTGCCTCGTTGCTAAACGGCTTGCGTTCTTTGGTATCGCAAAATTGGTAGATGCTTTCGTCTATACCTTGCTTTTTCCCGTTTTCATCGTACTTATAGAATCCTTTTTTATTCTTTTTACCCATTCTGCCTGCCTCGTACATGGCTTTTACAATGTCTGTTTTTTTAGCACCCGGCCGCTGTAAATAGTACTCAATTAAATCGCCACTCATTACGTGTGCGCCCACATCTAAACCAACCTCATCTAACAAAGTAATTGGCCCTACAGGAAAGCCCCACTGCTTCATGGCTTTATCAATTTGTGCTGCATCGCAGCCTTCGTTTAAAACCAACAAGGCTTCATTAAAATACGGAGCCAAAATACGCGTGGTGTAAAAACCTGGACCATCGTTTACTACAATATTGGTTTTGCCTTGTCTTATTCCAATTTCAAAACATGTTGCTGTTACCCAATCGGCAGTTTTAGGTGTTTTCACAATTTCCAGCAATGGCATTTTGGGCACCGGACTAAAATAGTGCATGCCAATAATCAACTCCGGGTGAGCAGCTTTTTCTGCTATGTGCGCAATTGGCAAAGCAGAGGTGTTGCTGGCAAAAATAGTGTTGGGGCAAGTATTGGCTTCTACATCACTTACTATACGTTGCTTTAATTTTACTTCTTCAAATACGGCTTCTATTACGGCATCTGCTTGCTTAAAATTGCTGTAATCTAGGCTACCGCTTATACGTGCCATATACGAATCGGCTTCCGGCTGTGTCATTGTTTTGCGAGCAACCTTACGCGAGATATTTTTCCAAATAGTTTGCTTGGCGGCTGCAATGGTTTCTTCCTTTACATCTTTAAGAATTACTTCCATACCATCGTTGGCGCTCACTTCAGCAATTCCGGCTCCCATAAAACCTGCACCAATCATAGCCAGGGTGTTTACTTCACGCACCAACTCTTGCGGATAAGGATTTTTCTTTTTCTCCGTCATGGCGAAAAATATATGAATGAGTTGCCTGCTTTCATTGCTCAATATCAACTCTTCAAATTTCACAGCCTCGGCATCTAAACCAGCGGCAAGCCCTTTATTCATACCAATTTGCACACATTCTAAAATTTTAAATGGCGCAGGATAATTGCCCATAGTTTTGCGCTGCACCATTTCTTTTGCCTTGCCAAAAATTATATTTCTTGTAAAGGCATTGCTCTCCAATATTTTTTCTACAAGCGTTCTTTTATCTTTTCGTACCAAAGGCTTCTTAGTAAGTTCCAACGCAAATTGAATGGCGCCTTCCAATAAACTTTCTTTAGTGGTAAGCCTATCTACCAAATTCAATTTAAGTGCCTTGTTTGCATATATTTTTTTGCCCGTGAGCAGCATATCGAGCGACCGCTGAATGCCAATTAAACGAGGCAAACGCTGTGTGCCTCCACCTCCCGGCAATAAACCAAGCATAACTTCGGGCAATGCCAAATGTGTTTTTTTATCATCGCTGGCAATACGCGCATGGCAGGCAAGTGCAATTTCTGTACCTGCTCCTAAGCAAGCTCCATTTATGGCTGCTACTACGGGTTTTTTAGATGCCGCCAACTCATTTAATGCCTTATGTCCCTTGCGAGTAAAGGGTTCAAAATCGCCCTTCTTTTTCACCTTCCCAAACATTTCGATATCGGCACCTGCTATAAAATCTTTCTTCTTAGAAATAAGTACACATGCTTTTACATCGCTATCATTTTCCAATTGTTTAAACACAGCATCGAAGGCATCCATCGACTCCAACGAAATTTTATTGATAGGCGAATTTTCTTCATCTATCCAAACAATAGCTACGCCATTGCGCTTTTCAACAGTTACGAAATTCATGGCTGTTCTTTTTATTGAAGCGAAGATGAAAATTTAAAGCAAACTATCTGCTGCAACTTAAAGGGGAATTTCCACTACTATTTGAGACAAAAAGAACCAATGCAAAACTTTAGTGTAATACCTTTTAAAAAAAGAAAAAGGTGTGCCAACACACCGTATTTACTACGCTTTTGGCACACCTCACTTTATTGGTGATCCGGAAAGGATTCGAACCTTTGACCCACAGCTTAGAAGGCTGTTGCTCTATCCAGCTGAGCTACCGGACCGCTAAAGCGCGGCAAACATACAATTTACATCGAATTTTTTAAATTCAGTTTTACATACATTTTAAAAAATAGGGTTTGAAACTTTTAAAAACAGCACCATATCTTCACTAAGTTTGGTAAATGAAATTTCTTTTTCACGCACTTATTTTCTTGTTTTTTTCCATAGTTCATGCGCAAACAGAAGTAACAATTGAAAACTTTAATACTACCGATACCCTCTTCAAAAAATTATTGCTAAATAATGCTGCCATTGCCGAAAACGATGCCTTGCAAGAAGAAATTACAGATGGAGTACAACCTCTTTTAGTTGCCGGAAAAATAGATAAAAACAAGGCCTATTCCAATTGGTTGGCACATGCTTTTGCCGGAAAAAACCAAAGAGCCATTAAACCACTTAAACAAAAATTTGTGGGTACTGTATTGCGTTACAATAGAAACAGCAAATACAACTTTCCGGAAAATAGCATTGGATTCGACATTGTATTTAACCGAAACCATTATTTACTCAAAAACTTTAAAGGTTTACAAGTTCAAAAAGATATCGGCAAGGCTGCGAAAAAGATAAACTACGCAGCAGCACCTTTTAAAATAGATACCAATAACTTCAATAGAAATCTTTACCAACTGCACTGTATCCAAACACCGCCAACTCATTACCGCTCGCAACTGCATTATCTTTTCTATCCCACTGCCGTTAATCATACTTTAAGCAACCATCCTAATATTGAAACAGAAAATCCAACCATAGGCTTTTATGGAACATGGTGCTCCAACTGTACACAAAATTGCGAGCCCGAGTTGCAACCTTTTGAAATAGTATGGTGGTTAAAAGCAACTGAAAACGATCCCTCACCCAATAAAACATGGCTGGTTGGCATTATGCACGATGGCAACAAAGCATTTAAACAATGGTCGTTTACGCCAATGACAGCAAGCATTGCCATACCATTTGCATTCAACAGCGATATGGAGGAAGGCGAATCTTTTAAAATAAAAGCCGAGCACCTTGTATTCGATAAATTTATAGACAGCGAAATAAAAAAGCTAAAAGTACCTACCGATGCCTTAGGTTGCGATGAACAATACCAACCCATCCATTTAATTGCTGGCGAAAAAACTTTTAGAGTAGAATTTATGCTTAATAATAAACTGCAAACTAAGGCAATAAAATACTGGTTTAGCCAGTTAAACTACGATGCTAAAGCCAATATAGTAAGTGGATATTTCAATGTGTCGGTAGCCGTAGAAGAAGTTTACACCACACGCATTTCGTTTGGAAAAACACTATGGCAATAACGGTTTCAAACCATTGAGTTGGTGCCAAAATTAGCACTACCCAATTTATGGATGCTTTCTGAGTGCAATACCTCCCGCTCGCATTTGAGCAAACGATACAATTAGCAAACTTACACTCACTCCGGAGCAAGCCACGCCAATCCACTGAAGCGACTTGTTTCCAGTAAGTGCTCCGGCTATTGCCAGCGCAGTGCCGCCTACGCCAACCGAAAGTCCCGCAATACCAAATGCCCCCGCTGCTTTTAGTGCTATACCGCTATTTTCTAAGCGTAAATTTATATGCCGTATCGCTTCCTGTACATTTATGGTGTCTATCTTCCCTTTGTATTGCGAAAGCACTTCCTGATTGGCAACAATAGTTTCTTCAATTCGTAAAATATCATCTTTATTGATATTCACAATGGCATCTCCATTTGCCGGTTGAAACCTATAATACATCATTTCTTCGCGAATAATGGTTCCAATCTTAACAGTACTATCTTTCAAAAAAATAGTAGTAGGAATTTCTTTGCTCTGAGCTTTTATATAAAATGAAATAGATAGAATAGATAATAGCAGCATTATTCTTTTCATAGTGTGTATATTTTAGAAATGATTGGGATTTTTTTAGTGTAAACTAAAGTACAATAATGATACTTTTTAAGAACAATTCTCTGAACAGAGATGTGCCTTAGCATTTACCTATCCGGCATAGCAATAAATCATGTATTGAAAACAGTATAAAACAACTCAAGAAACTGAGAGAAACTGCTGTAATGTAGAAGGAAAATAAATGTAAAAAAGTACCGCGGGCGGGACTTGAACCCGCACAGCCTTTAAGGGCCACAGGATTTTAAGTCCTGCGTGTCTACCGATTCCACCACCGCGGCAACACTTAAAATTAAAATGGCTTGAGAGTTCTCAAGCCATTTAGAGCGGGAGACGAGGCTCGAACCCGCGACCTCAACCTTGGCAAGGTTGCGCTCTACCAACTGAGCTACTCCCGCTTAATTCTTTAGAGAACGTTTTCTTTTTGGGACTGCAAATATAATTTTCCATTTCTGAGTACCAAGAAAAAATTTGTGCCCTAAGAGGGAATCGAACCCCCACTTCTTTCGAAACACGATTTTGAGTCGTGCGCGTCTACCAATTCCGCCATTAGGGCATTACTTTAAAAGAACGGGGTGCAAATGTATTTTTTTTTTCAAAGCAGCAAAATGCAAAATCATAATTTCAACAATTCTATCATCAATAATGTAAATAGAAAAATATCGCTACCTCTATTGACAAGGCGCAATATAAGTTGTACATTGGGCGTGAACAACCAATTTGGAAGAATGAAAAATGTACTAATTCTCCTACTTATACTCCTTTCGCTCGAAAATGTTTCATTAAAAGCGCAAGAAATTGAACACCGCTACAAAACTCCTTCTGCGGTGCGCTTGCGCAACATTGAAAAACTAGAGACCAACGCGAAATTTTTTCTCGTTGAATCGGGAGTTGCCGGTGTTGTTGGTGTAAGCTGTTTAGCCGCAGGATTGGTAAAAGCCAATAAAACGCCCGACTACTCTGCTCATTTTACCAAGGAGCAGAAACAAGAGTACGCAGCCCGCTGGAATACCAGCAGCAAAGTGCTTATTGGGTTGGGAGCAGGCTTCACTGCGGCTTCGGCAGTGCTGGGCGCTTTGGGCGTAAAATGTATATATGATATACGTGCCCGCAAACCTAAGCACAAACTAAAATTCGATTTAGGCGTTGGTGAGCAAATGGGGCCATCGGCAAAATTGAAATTCTAACTTTTTATATTGTACCTGTTTGCCAGCCGCATTTTCGTAAGAAGGTGCGGCTTTTTTATTTCATACTACAAATGAAATAAGGTTTTACATTAGCGCCCAACCATTTTTTAATTATTTCATCTTTTATTATTCAAATAATAAAATGTTTAAACTCACATCTCTACTTTTGGTAGCTCTTGTGGCTTCCAAATTGGCAATAGCAGAAGGAAATATCTCTTTTAGCAATGCACAGGCAGCTATTAGCTATACCAAAACAAACTGTATAGACCAACCTAATGGAATTGAACAAGAAAAACTGCTGTTCACTTTTACCAATAAGACCAATAAGAACATAACCATTTCGTTTGAGCGGAAAGCCGTGTACGAGAAAAACGGAAGGGCAATACCTACCTCTAGCGACCATAGTGGTTATACCATTCAGCTACTACCCAATCAAGTAATTTCAGGAACCTGCGAAACAAAAGACAATAGGCTGGTATTGTTTTCAAAACAATTGAACCTAGTTGCAAGCCAATTGCAATCCTTTGATATCTCTAATGTAAAAATCGAATTTTAACTACTGCCATTCACAAAAACTTTTTAATGAAAAATTTAGTACTGCTTCTCCTGTTTTTTTCTGCATTGGGTATTGAACAAACTAAAGCACAATGTACTGTTAGAGCCTCCATACCGCGCGATACGGTAGTTTGTGGCGATCAGGTGATTATCAATGTTTTTGGAAAAGGGCAAGGAGCCGTTCTTTTTCAAGAAAACTTTAATTCCGGCTCACCTTCAGGATGGGCTTTTACTCAACAGGCTACCTTTACCAACCCATGCAGCCCCAATGGAGTAGATGGAACAAAACATATATGGATGGGAAATGTTTCAGGCTCTCCCAGGTCGTTAGAAACCAATCCCTACAATTTCTCTACTGCAACTGCCGGAGCTACCATCTGTTTTGATATGCTGCTAGCATCACAAGGAGGCACTTCGCCTTGCGAGGGTCCCGATGAACCGCAAGAAGGCGTTTACCTCCAATATAAAATTGGGAATGGAGCTTGGGTTACTATCCATTATTTCGATCCCAATGGGGGAAATGACCCGCTGCTAACCAATTGGAACAATTGGTGTTTCCAATTGCCGGCAGCAGCTTTAACTTCAAATGTTTCTATCAGATGGTTTCAAGATAACGATTCCGGAGCAGATTACGACCACTGGGGAATTGATAATGTTCAAATTTACTTTAACGACCCTACCTTTACCATTTCGGTGGCATCTCCTCCGGGCAATACCATTTATTCTTTCCCGCAAGGAAGCAGCGGTGGCGATTTAACTCCTGTGTATCCACGCCAAACCACTACTTATTATGTGGAAATGAAAAATACAAACAACGTTGTTTGCCAAGATACTGTTACGGTATATGTACGCCAACCCAATGTGGTGGTAAATGCAGGACGCGATACCACACTCTGCACAGGTAAGTGTGCCGTACTCAATGCTACTGCAAAAGTGGTACGTTATCCGGCAAAAGTGGCTACGTATAGTAATCTTCAACCAGATACTGCCAGTCTTTCATCTTTTGGAGGCATCATTGCCGAAGGTGCTTCGGTAAATATTAATGTGCAAACACTTAATATGCAAAGCATCCTCACTAATTCTATACTTTCTGTTTGTATTGATGAAGTTAAAATGCAAGGCTTTGGCTTTGGAGGTTTTGGTATTGGCGGAAAAGATCTTGAGTTTTATCTCGTATGCCCGGATAGCTCCAAGATAAAGCTAATGCCGGCTAATTCCTCTTCGGTGGTACCGGGTTTAATTAACTACCAAACTGTATTTAAAAACACATGCTTTGTACCTGTAGGTCCAACCGTAGCATCTGCTGCAAATCCTAAAACCGGAAACTTTGGTACCGACCAACCTTTCAATAATTTGGTGGGTTGCGATGCCAATGGCGTATGGTCGCTGGAAGTGAAACCTGCCAGTGGATT contains the following coding sequences:
- a CDS encoding HAD family phosphatase, giving the protein MLKPSFSSIKNIVFDIGNVLVDIDYNVTIAEFQKLATVDFSTIVSYSKQDKLFDLFEKGQITAQEFRNSLKKYLKPNVTDLEIDAAWNSILIAYPAPKFKLLRQLKNQYRIFALSNINEIHVAAIDKAAQELLNENKFANFFHHTYYSNETGFRKPEIEIYELLLQEQFLNPNDTLFIDDKAENIQAAAALHIQTHHLTDRNKLFDLFEAY
- the rraA gene encoding ribonuclease E activity regulator RraA; the protein is MKTTDLSDQFPTEVKVADSIFRDFGGAKSFYGEIVTLKVFEDNSLVRKTLEQNGANKVLVVDGGGSLRCALLGDMLGELAVKNNWNGIVVYGCVRDSAALKQLQLGIKALNTHPLKSVKRNEGQEQLTVTFAGVNFVPGYFLVADEDGIIVSKECLSI
- a CDS encoding DUF4397 domain-containing protein, with product MQTQLLKWISIFLLAAVISSCNKKYGVLQVRFHHFSPNTAELKWVYAGKDTVAKTAYLQSSEYKQASLENISFTAFLKEQAVISVSSPNWEENKRYSVFVCDTLGTIKKVLLSDAHDTAPAGKALVRFVNLLPDTFGAVVAANGNELFGSKKFYYAVKNYADGFSGFEPLDAGVYDFSIKTEIDSLPVEFQVLQAASIESGKVYNLVAAGYANASSGLEMKLVAVPFTE
- a CDS encoding enoyl-CoA hydratase/isomerase family protein yields the protein MNFVTVEKRNGVAIVWIDEENSPINKISLESMDAFDAVFKQLENDSDVKACVLISKKKDFIAGADIEMFGKVKKKGDFEPFTRKGHKALNELAASKKPVVAAINGACLGAGTEIALACHARIASDDKKTHLALPEVMLGLLPGGGGTQRLPRLIGIQRSLDMLLTGKKIYANKALKLNLVDRLTTKESLLEGAIQFALELTKKPLVRKDKRTLVEKILESNAFTRNIIFGKAKEMVQRKTMGNYPAPFKILECVQIGMNKGLAAGLDAEAVKFEELILSNESRQLIHIFFAMTEKKKNPYPQELVREVNTLAMIGAGFMGAGIAEVSANDGMEVILKDVKEETIAAAKQTIWKNISRKVARKTMTQPEADSYMARISGSLDYSNFKQADAVIEAVFEEVKLKQRIVSDVEANTCPNTIFASNTSALPIAHIAEKAAHPELIIGMHYFSPVPKMPLLEIVKTPKTADWVTATCFEIGIRQGKTNIVVNDGPGFYTTRILAPYFNEALLVLNEGCDAAQIDKAMKQWGFPVGPITLLDEVGLDVGAHVMSGDLIEYYLQRPGAKKTDIVKAMYEAGRMGKKNKKGFYKYDENGKKQGIDESIYQFCDTKERKPFSNEAIQQRLGFAMIKECLLCLEENIVESPLDGDVGAIFGLGFPPFKGGPFRYVDSLGLQQAVEIHQALAKENGERFSAPKLLIEKATKGETFYK